CTGCAATAATTCAGAATttgtaataacaataaaaaaaaagatcgaTGAAAAGATGTTAAGGCTGCTGGTGTAAGTGGAGGAGTCAGACAGAGTCAGTGAAATGGAGtgtcagtttctctctctgctctcatgtctgttgttgctgttgttgctgttgctgctgctgctgttgttgttgctggtcCAGCATGACTTCGCATGTCCGTCCCAGTTCGCCCAGTTTCACCTTGGCATACTCGGCTCTGTTCAGTGCCATCTGACAATCCTTCCTGGCTGAATAAGTGGAACCTTCATGAGGTTGCCCAGTAGCTACCTGGGGGGAAAATAGGACAATTACTGCTTTATTCTGCTGTTTAGAATAGAATGTACTGGAGTGGACAATCCCACCATAAGATAAGACTTGTTTCAACAGAACTGGATGATATCTTTATAAAGTAGTGCACTACAGAgtctgcttttcattttcattcatcaagTTTTAGATTCATATCAAAACTTATTGAGGTGTGGCCAATATGGCATGGATACATTTAACAAACTACTACTTAGAGACAGTaatcctctgctgctgtagcagTGGTCTTCAGGGTTAttacacatgaataaaacaactgATATTAGTGCTGGCTGTTTGACCTGTGTGAGGTAGCGGATCTGGCCACTCAGTTCATTCTCCACTCGGCTGACAGAGCTCTGGAACTGGACCAGCTGTCTGTCCAGGAGGCTGgcattgtgtttgtctttggagAGTTCCAGAACGATATTACCTGCCGGAGGAAAGTTTATTAACCAACGTGTTCACAAAGGCAAGAACATGATTTCAAATCTATAATGAGTCTCCGACTGCACACTAATACACAATCAAAGCTACATGAGTTGTGTTTGGCTGACAGAGGAGCATCAAAAGACAAAACCTAATAGATGAAATGATTATGATATGTAAACGTGTCCATTAGCTGATAATGCTACCAGCTAGTCCACAAAAACACTACAAGCACCACTGTTTACATGATACAGCCACTAATCCACTGATGATGGAAAACAGACTCACCTATATGGGGACaggtgatcacacacacacacccactaacACACTATATTCCTGTGCAGAAAAGCCACCTGACCTCTGACTTTCTGTCCGTTAAGTTGTGTAAATATACAACACGTGAGCAACACGCTCTGTGATGCTCTCTGTGACGCTCTGTGACGCTCTCTGTGAGGCTCTGTGACGCTCTCTGTGATGCTTTCTGTGATGCTCTCTGTGAGGCTCTGTGACGTTCTCTGTGAGGCTCTGATGCTCTCTGTGACTCTCTGTGACGCTCTCTGTTACGCTTTCTGTGATGCTCTATGTGACGCTCCGTGAGGCTCTGTGACGCTCTCTGTGATGCTCTCTGTGAGGCTCTGTGACGTTCTCTGTGAGACTCTGATGCTCTCTGTGACTCTCTGTGACGCTCTCTGTTACGCTTTCTGTGATGCTCTCTGTGATGTTTTGTGATGCTCTATGTGACATTCCGTGAGGCTCTGTGAGATTCTGTGACGCTCTGTGAGATTCTGTGACGCTCTGTGAGGCTCTGTGATGCTCTCTGTGAGGCTCTGTGATGCTCTATGTGACGTTCCGTGAGGCTCTGTGTGACGCACTGTGATGCTCTGTGTGGCTCCATGAGATTCTATGACGCTCTGTGATGCTCTATATGACGCTCCGTGAGGCTCTGTGACGCTCTGTGATGCTCCATGTGATGCTCCGTGAGGCTCTGTGACGCTCTCTGTGACGCTCTCTGTGGCTCCGTGAGATTCTATGACGCTCTGTGATGCTCTATGTGACGCTCCGTGAGGCTCTGTGACGCTCTCTGTGACGCTCTGTGTGACGCACTGTGATGCTCTGTGTGGCTCCGTGAGATTCTATGACGCTCTGTGATGCTCTATATGACGCTCCGTGAGGCTCCGTGAGGCTCTGTGACGCTCTGTGATGCTCTGTGATGCTCCATGTGATGCTCCGTGAGGCTCTGTGACGCTCTCTGTGATGCTCTCTGTGGCTCCGTGAGATTCTATGACGCTCTGTGATGCTCTATATGACGCTCCGTGAGGCTCTGTGACGCTCTCTGTGACGCTCTGACACTCTCTGTGACGCGCTCTGTGACGCTCCGTGAGGCTCCGTGACGATCTATGCGACGCTCTCTGTGACGCGCTCTGTGACgctctctgtggctctgtgaggctccGTGACGCTCTATGTAACGCTCTATGTGACGCTCTGTGTGACGCTCTATGTGACGCTCTATGTGACgctctctgtggctctgtgaggctccGTGAGGCTCCGTGACGCTCCGTGACGCTCTGTGACGCTCTATGTGAAGCTCTGTGACGCTCTATGTGAATCTCTGTGACGCTCTATGTGGCGCTCTATGTGACGCTCTCTGTGGCTCCGTGAGGCTCCGTGACGCTCTATGTGACGCTCTATGTGACGCTCTATGTGACGCTCTATGTGACGCTCTATGTGACGCTCTCTGTGGCTCCGTGAGGCTCTGTGACGCTCTATGTGACGCTCTGTGAAGCTCTGGGCTCCTGAGGGGATTAGCTGCTTTTCCCAGATGCTAATCCTGCCTTGCTGAAGTTTTAACCATTAAAGTAAACAATCAGGTGACTGAAGCAGCTCGTGTGTGAGTAAGCACAGCAGCATGAACACGGTGTGATGGGTTTCCTCACCTCCGTGAGGCTCTGTGAGATTCTGTGACGCTCTGTGATGCTCTCTGTGAGGCTCTGTGATGCTCTCTGTGACgctctctgtggctctgtgaGATTCTGTGACGCTCTGTGACgctctctgtggctctgtgaGATTCTGTGACGCTCTGTGATGCTCTATGTGACGCTCCGTGAGGCTCTGTGAGGCTCTGTGACGCTCTCTGTGACACTCTCTGTGACGCTCTCTGTGACACTCTCTGTGACGCGCTCTGTGACGTTCCGTGAGGCTCCGTGACGATCTATGTGACGCTCTCTGTGACGCGCTCTGTGACGGGCTCTGTGACGGGCTCTGTGACGGGCTCTGTGACgctctctgtggctctgtgaggctccGTGACGCTCTATGTAACACTCTATGTGACGCTCTATGTGACGCTCTGTGACGCTCTGTGTGACGCTCTATGTGACGCTCTATGTGACGTTCTATGTGACGCTCTCTGTGGCTCCGTGAGGCTCTATGTGACGCTCTATGTGACGCTCTGTGACGCTCTATGTGAATCTCTGTGACGCTCTATGTGACTCTATGTGGCGCTCTATGTGACGCTCTCTGTGGCTCCGTGACGCTCTATGTGACGCTCTGTGAAGCTCTGGGCTCCTGAGGGGATTAGCTGCTTTTCCCAGATGCTAATCCTGCCTTGCTGAAGTTTTAACCATTAAAGTAAACAATCAGGTGACTGAAGCAGCTCGTGTGTGAGTAAGCACAGCAGCATGAACACGGTGTGATGGGTTTCCTCACCTGCACACTGCAGGATCATCGCTATCTCcttttccacctcctccagagCTCTGAGCCGGTCGTTAGCCATGGATGAACAGGAAGCAGCTAACGGTTAGACACAGTGTGGCCCTGTACACGGAGCTCAGTGCAAGCAGTACAgaggataggataggataggatagctcagctcagctcggctcggctcggtcCACATCCACCACACTACAGGGTGAAGGCGGcgacaaacacaaagacttcATTAAATTGACGTCACTCCGTCGCAGACTGGTGACGTTCGCTCTGCGGAGAGGCAAGATGGCTACATCGGCTTGGCTGCGTGGCCCGTCTGCTCTGCGCCTGACGGAGGCTTTGGTGTCGGTTCTGAAAGAGCAGCGTCCGGAGTATTTACCCGCTTTGTTGGCCAACTACAGAGAACATGGCGTGTTCCCGACACAGGTAGAGCTCGGCGCGAAGAGGCGCGTTAGCTTGGAGGCtagctgcctgcctgcctgctacATGCTTTGTGGTCCGCTGAGCTCGTGTGGACAGACAGCAGGCTGTGgttattaataatcataatcatgttcatgttcactgtTCGTTAACACATCTGCTTATCTGCAGGGCGCGAGCTCCGTCGGTGGTCTCGTGGGTTTCACTAATGCTAAACTGGGCTCGAGCAAGACAAGGTGAGCTGTCATAACATTATCAACGTGATGCTAACGCTGCCGGAACGTTACTGGAACGTTACTGTAATGTTCTCATCAGCGCTTCCTCTCCTCTAATGAAGTGACGTCATGTATAATGACAAAACCGAatcattttaacacttttaaccAAAACTCACCGGAAAGTCCATATTTGGTTTGTTGGATGTTTTCTATGATCTGTTCTAAAATCATTGGAGACAGGAGCTTCCTGTGTGGAATGTTTTCATCCAGTGGCAACATGGCAGCAGAGTTTCTGTATATACCTGCAGTTAGTGTCCATGTCTGTTATTGCTGCACGATGCTCATATAGAAGTCAAAGAGCAGTGTGAACTGCAAATAATCAGTCACATTTATTAATGACAGATCCTGCCTGTTGAAGCCATCACTGTGCCACTATGactcaacagaaaacagaagcatGAATATTATTAGAATCATGAATCTCAAATCTGATCAAAACCAGGGAAAATAGTGTTCATGTGAATAACAACAAAGATCAATCAATTAGAAAAAGTCACAGTTCTCAAATGTTAACTAAACTCAGGCAGccataaaaaacagaaagatttaagtcatctttttttctgtgtgtgtgtgtgtgtgtgtgtgtgtgtgtgtgtgtgtaggtttgaGGGGCTCTGCCTCCTATCCATGCTGGTTAAGGACAGCTCAAGTGATCTGTTCCAGCAGCACTGCCTTTCCTGGCTGCGCTCCCTGCAGCAGGTCATACAGGTATGACTTATGACTGACTGAAAAATGCAAATCTACACTGCCCGACACCTTTTGGCTGATtgttctccctcctctgtggatgTGCTCGGCATCCTGTAGTCTCAGGCTCCGGTTCAGACCATCCAGCTTGCAGTGAACATCCTGAAGGATGTGCTGCAGTACTCGTCCCAGTTAGCAGAGCTAGCCAGAGAGGTCGGCCTCAACTCCATCCTCGGCATCCTCACATCTTTGCTGGGCCTTAAGACAGAGGTAAGCGGACAGGACCTTAAATCTTGACGATGAttacaaagctgtgtgtgtgtgtgtgtgtttttaattttgaatgAAAGAtggttttggaaaaaaacagagacatctTAGCGTCCCCAGGTTGAACCTTTGGTGGAGGACGGAGCGGCTGCCTGCtgcagtctcttttttttttaatggatggCACATATTGTATGAATCCTTTCTCAAATAAGCTGCTGGTTTCTGTATTCAGGCTGTTTCAAATGAAGCATTTTGAATATGAAGCATTTGTGGTGTCTGACTtgtaaatgattaataaatgaaCTAAAAAAGAAGCACCAATCGAACCGAATGATCGGGATGCTAACCAGTTGAACCCTTTGTAGCAGCCACATTCACTCTGTTCCTCTTGTGGTCTCAGTGTGAGCTGGCAGCCATGGAGGGGATGACAGCCTGTATGACCTACTACCCCAGAGCCTGTGGATCCCTCAAGGTAAGTTCCACTGAAGACAGGAATGAAAGATTTGTGTCTCCATATAGGTTCATGTTAGTAATCACTGTGTATGTACTTTTTCTCTTTAGGACAAACTGGGGGCCTATTTCCTGTCCAAAATGGACagtacaaacaagaaaacacaagaggTTTGTGATTCTGACTGTTGAGAGGAACAcaactgtttttctctgtataaCATGTAAATGAAGCTTAACTGCACTAGTAGCCAAATAACTAATAATGTACTTTTACATCACACACTGAGTCAGAATAACAACATCAATGTTTTTCAACATTGTTTCGTCTCATTCTGTCAGATGGCCTGTCAGTGTTATGGCTGCCTGCCCTGCCTCGGGGGCCTGTTGGACAGAGGGGTGGGAGCTGGCAGAGCTGAGGGCTGGACCAGTCAGATTCACTGCCTACTGGCCTCAGCCAATGGGCAGCTGGCTCAGATCTACCAGGGTTCAGAAACAGGTACATTTTCCATCCTTCAGAATTCCTCTGTAGAACTCAGTGATTAATTTCTTTATCTTATATATTTGATATACACAAACTATTTCACTGtgttcatttatgtgacatgttCATTTCCCTCATGTATCGTCCTCTGATGATGGTGTTTGTTGTGACAGATGGAACGGTGCAATATGAAGGTCCGGGGGTGGAGCTGGCCTTTCCTCATCTCGACCAATCAGATcccttgctgctgctgcagctccagcacAGATACACAGCTGTGTGCATGGCACTCAAACATACACTCAGGTACAAAACTctaaactttaaagaaaaagtcCAAATATAGCCTGAAATAACATGAAATGTTCTCATTTCCATGTGTGTGCCCCTCATTACACTGGGGTGTCTCTGTGGTGCTTACAGCACTGAAACCTGTGTCCATGTTCCTCTGGCCTCGCTGACAACAATTAATTCACTAGGCAAACAGGCTTTGGTCATAAAGATGCGCAAGAACCTAATGCTAACTCtatgcacagttttttttttttgtaagataGCAGAATCTGCTATGTGGGGAACTATCACcgcacagcaagaaggttcctgccAGCCTGCTGAGACCTTTGTGCACGTTCCCCCATGTCTGCTTACTTCATACggcctcttctctctgtccatcagGGTGGATCCAGCCTCAGCTGTCCGTCTGCCTGTCAGACCAATACTCAACCTAGTGTGTCGAGCCCTTGCTGTCAGCTCCAAGAGCATAGTGAGCGAGCATGCACGCgagcactcacacactcacactttctttctttctttctttctttctttctttctttctttctttctttctttctctatctctctctctcgatgtTTCAGACCATTAAATGACTgacttgtcttttttaaatcactgacatGGACATGTTTAGCACATCACAGCAAATTGTAAACATTTgggaacacacatgcatattcaGTGTTGATCTTATCCATGCTTTTAGTTgattgtttgtgtatgtggcAGAATTTAACAGGTGATGGAAGTGTGAGGTTGCTGGTCTTGCCCATCATTCATACGAACACACTGGAGGTCTTATCAGCTCTCATTACAGCGTGAGTagtcatatacacacacacattccatattccataatgttttaattgtgttgatggtgtgtgtgatgctgaCCCTGtatctgtactgtgtgtgttacagtgtacGTAGTGGCATGGTTCAGTATGCTGCAGTCCTGCAGAGGCTCTTCTCTCAGACCTTGTCTGCATGGACCCCTGTACCTGAGAGTAGTCTGGGACAGCAGAGAGCCTATAGGTAACTGCACAAACTGCTCAAACTACagc
The genomic region above belongs to Larimichthys crocea isolate SSNF unplaced genomic scaffold, L_crocea_2.0 scaffold27, whole genome shotgun sequence and contains:
- the med11 gene encoding mediator of RNA polymerase II transcription subunit 11, with amino-acid sequence MANDRLRALEEVEKEIAMILQCAGNIVLELSKDKHNASLLDRQLVQFQSSVSRVENELSGQIRYLTQVATGQPHEGSTYSARKDCQMALNRAEYAKVKLGELGRTCEVMLDQQQQQQQQQQQQQQQQT